From the Calliopsis andreniformis isolate RMS-2024a chromosome 4, iyCalAndr_principal, whole genome shotgun sequence genome, one window contains:
- the Sec16 gene encoding endoplasmic reticulum export factor secretory 16 isoform X1 — protein sequence MSNPYRARPTRSKVDHNLGYGAHNQNVWNPMSRMHSEVSSNDSIQHQTPIVDQSKQTNDPWNNSWNWDFDKQVDNQQQQLQQQEQQQQQHYVPSYANQGQLISNSIQDQYYQNVNGKKTDLLNQNSVLDKNVPATVGNRQPILDHADSFTAYSNYAQYQQYPPSAKTSAVNSGSMSSQWTNEQQSQNIPYAHPRSVMQTQKDQAMHPPISSNNYNWYKTDQSNLMSQHNWQSNVPGHWQDTKADAEPQKFDDMGNQCALPLQQTKLNPVLPPSTETASKEHSINDANSWSNQNNMPNSQWHNQNRVSMLPNQKQESTYNTNNEFNSWSQTSTDISQQWQHTDNMCTTQWQQENNIPEENLKQDNAGAVAGNDWQQNCTIPSQHPLSNVPPTTESSLEQEERKKSIPLLAISSPTSKDANAHAKTSIVAKPQLSDSHLNMLSTPETMSTVASSENVSVQESNDFNLVNDPLEWGRNNSTDELPKKIEQLNLNAKSNQHLENQIEPLEVQPTSSGDGWNQNTVSHNNVASDNIPGLPSDYAALGAEGTHSIDSHTINKEHSTHNTYQMTNIKPADNIAQSGYDQWYNQNALPRSTENTWYPKDHIRSTKEWSAEQNVENYENIQQPTEFVNLEVVTPSLQERDIYGSRDSINKETLDNDPKPVMNPAKDGANLRDFRQETNNIEVPSAQQPARPHQPPIQPEQVPDNYEFASNDRNTFLETGELTDSHQEHEPTPPTQDDENDEVPNDIPFLREVPGQSSSIDPRRNDPTGQEQHVQSGQRLPDPRRNEPSGQLRNISERTERRDVPPGQERSAPLLLRADSDTLERRNDPSGRERSLPPQQSRNDPSGEERHQIQSQIMMESSETREVPGRGNEPEDPNQQTDEDLRQIPGGASPNEVAQSSDDRSNGRVVTGSQEIPFTSSTAQDQASDSRSKREEAVGASIRESQGVPSSSNRRDSYEDDDDKGSGNSRDDSRERRRDSSSERRRYEYERKNAYYDRDREYDDDYYYDRRRGGDNDRSYNARDEFERREIPYREDDRKHHSRDDLDRHARDEMDRRSRTKDDLDERDSRRRPDERRRDRVDDVRRREREIRDYDPRYSRDYLDRDRRRDDRRPRRYDDYDIRDPYYDDPYTRGSRPSSRSSYNDRDRGYYMRSRDPYYAYNGYPGYDYSVHYANNFYAYIENLRRTNPAAYSEWYHKYYANQQQHMSRSVTNYPEDRASVHSGRSSCDDRTTGDKRTIGDLSLLEDSTTTSARMTPTKYNISHAYGCFSVGSLIHVHPTYPTDGERAKVDIIKLENLLSHDTVARDLRAYPGPLIKQVGVTHKKTIIEYCENKIKKAASTEEMVDRASYILLYELMIMLIQQNGNVVGVDIAALLLRNKDTYPYDMNKQKSQDLGRRESVISQRSDITGGDTIQGTQDGATVPEKVETKPRKSIEQITDEFRNTLLYGLVQEALEYAMNEGLWGHALFLASKLDKRTHASVMTRFANSLPYHDPLQTLYQLHSGRIPAVVTGISDPRWDDWRPHLAMIISNTSANPEINRRSITTLGDTLSARGDIHAAHFCYILAQVDFGAYGASNIKLVLIGANHHKPYSTFLTTEAVMLTEIYEYARNLSEPGFTLVDLQTFKFDLAVKMVDYGLIEKALLYIEQIAVNIVNEPSKYKQSFVLAVYNLGDRIKYHDPVYKDATDESTTLTWFNNLAEIVGNYHTRQITETDAYSSQMKMESHSVQNQEAHEIKQQHQQQWNTAQSEYREGPTSMMDIGSTDAQSEWQPLSLPSNIQDTYDQSMQYTRNNEESCQYQQMQQQDYWNQDSYYQSNYGRNDSTVTNWQQQTTTQAPYSTEQSDINNSQQQEKWNYETEKEEKTPTPEVSNRTLTPDSNLNPEWSLDDINVSSLRRRKVLIDSDPCVAPHSSDSNISTSTSMSSNPYRSTNSSDKFMKPQKLVTYPKITATYPRILSNNKIHPKDVKKIKKLDGRYVKPPSSQQPVFLKCQVKKKSDDDKKIISDEIENNSISSSTTTDLDIQFREVDIESFTKFHSHFDNKTFALTESESQTLKQYCNFEEKKVMRVAPHVRRKDVICDTVDAWSYSNSSENSSVSCRYKPLVFGGTYPIDLPVNLGSNLQLMEFKDVSNEKSILKTYDIDEPTTCE from the exons ATGAGT aATCCCTATAGAGCTAGACCAACCAGATCTAAAGTAGATCATAATTTAGGATATGGAGCTCATAATCAAAATGTTTGGAACCCAATGTCTAGAATGCATTCTGAAGTATCATCCAATGATTCCATTCAACATCAAACACCCATTGTAGATCAATCTAAACAAACTAATGAtccatggaataactcttggaaTTGGGATTTCGACAAACAAGTAGATAATCAGCAACAGCAGCTACAGCAACAagaacagcagcagcaacagcattaTGTACCCTCCTATGCCAATCAAGGGCAGTTAATATCCAATTCCATTCAAGATCAGTACTATCAAAATGTTAATGGCAAGAAGACTGATTTGCTCAATCAGAATTCAGTGTTGGATAAGAATGTACCAGCAACAGTTGGTAATAGGCAACCAATTTTGGACCATGCTGATTCCTTCACAGCTTACTCTAATTATGCCCAGTATCAGCAATATCCTCCATCAGCTAAAACAAGTGCAGTTAATTCTGGATCCATGAGTTCTCAATGGACAAACGAGCAACAGTCTCAAAATATTCCCTATGCACACCCAAGATCAGTCATGCAAACTCAAAAGGATCAAGCAATGCATCCTCCCATAAgtagtaataactataattgGTACAAAACTGATCAATCAAATTTAATGTCCCAACACAACTGGCAAAGTAATGTGCCAGGACATTGGCAGGATACAAAAGCAGATGCAGAGCCACAGAAATTTGATGATATGGGCAATCAGTGTGCACTGCCATTGCAACAAACTAAGTTAAATCCAGTCCTTCCACCTTCCACTGAAACTGCTAGCAAAGAACATTCCATAAATGATGCAAACAGTTGGTCTAATCAGAATAATATGCCAAATTCTCAATGGCACAATCAAAATCGTGTGTCTATGTTACCCAATCAAAAACAAGAATCAacatataatactaataatgaATTTAATTCGTGGTCTCAAACAAGTACAGATATTTCACAACAGTGGCAACATACAGATAACATGTGTACAACTCAGTGGCAACAAGAAAACAATATACCAGAAGAGAATCTTAAACAAGATAATGCTGGTGCTGTTGCTGGAAATGATTGGCAACAAAATTGTACAATACCGTCTCAACATCCTTTATCCAATGTACCGCCGACAACAGAATCAAGTTTAGAGCAAGAGGAAAGGAAGAAATCAATACCGTTGTTAGCTATAAGTTCCCCAACGTCTAAAGATGCTAATGCACACGCGAAAACAAGCATCGTCGCTAAACCGCAGTTATCTGACTCTCATCTTAACATGTTAAGTACTCCTGAAACTATGTCAACTGTTGCCAGTTCTGAAAATGTTTCTGTTCAAGAAAGTAATGATTTCAATTTAGTAAATGATCCACTAGAGTGGGGAAGAAATAATTCAACAGATGAATTACCtaaaaaaatagaacaattgAATCTTAATGCTAAGTCGAATCAACATTTAGAAAATCAGATTGAGCCATTAGAGGTACAGCCTACCAGCTCTGGAGATGGGTGGAACCAAAATACAGTTTCTCACAACAATGTTGCTTCTGATAACATACCTGGGTTGCCTTCAGACTATGCTGCTCTTGGAGCTGAAGGTACCCATTCCATAGATAGTCACACCATTAATAAAGAGCATTCTACGCATAATACATATcaaatgacgaatattaagccaGCAGATAACATAGCACAAAGTGGATATGATCAGTGGTACAATCAAAACGCATTGCCGCGTTCTACAGAAAATACATGGTATCCTAAAGATCATATTCGTTCAACTAAGGAATGGAGTGCTGAGCAAAACGTAGAGAACTATGAGAATATTCAACAACCTACGGAATTTGTAAACTTAGAAGTAGTTACGCCGTCATTACAGGAACGCGATATATATGGTTCGAGAGATTCCATAAATAAGGAGACTTTGGACAACGATCCAAAACCGGTTATGAATCCTGCTAAAGACGGAGCCAATTTACGTGATTTTAGGCAAGAAACAAATAATATTGAGGTGCCTTCTGCCCAGCAACCAGCACGACCACATCAACCTCCTATTCAGCCagaacag GTGCCCGACAATTATGAATTTGCGTCAAATGACAGAAACACATTCTTGGAAACTGGAGAATTAACTGATTCCCATCAGGAACACGAACCAACACCACCGACCCAAGACGATGAGAATGATGAAGTGCCTAACGACATTCCCTTTTTACGAGAAGTTCCCGGTCAATCGAGTTCCATAGATCCACGTAGAAACGATCCCACAGGACAGGAACAGCACGTGCAATCAGGGCAGAGATTGCCTGATCCAAGAAGGAACGAGCCTTCTGGTCAATTAAGAAATATATCTGAAAGGACAGAACGTCGCGATGTTCCTCCTGGACAGGAAAGAAGCGCTCCTTTGCTTCTACGAGCAGATTCCGATACACTGGAACGTCGGAACGATCCATCTGGTAGAGAACGTTCTTTACCACCGCAGCAATCACGAAACGATCCTTCTGGAGAGGAAAGACATCAGATCCAATCACAAATTATGATGGAGTCAAGCGAAACGCGCGAGGTACCAGGCAGGGGAAACGAGCCTGAAGATCCCAATCAACAAACGGATGAGGATCTTAGACAAATACCAGGAGGTGCATCTCCTAACGAAGTAGCTCAGTCTTCAGATGATAGATCAAATGGGAGAGTAGTGACCGGTTCTCAGGAAATTCCATTCACAAGCT CTACAGCACAAGATCAAGCTAGCGATTCAAGGAGTAAACGCGAGGAAGCAGTTGGCGCGTCTATACGTGAAAGTCAAGGAGTGCCCAGCTCATCGAATCGTAGGGATTCTTACGAGGATGACGATGATAAAGGTTCTGGGAACAGTAGAGACGATAGCAGAGAAAGACGGAGGGACAGTAGCTCGGAACGCCGACGATATGAATATGAAAGGAAAAACGCATA TTACGATCGTGATCGTGAATACGacgatgattattattatgatcgtcgtCGTGGAGGAGACAATGATCGATCATACAACGCGCGAGACGAGTTCGAGCGTCGAGAAATTCCGTATCGAGAAGACGACCGTAAGCATCACAGTCGAGACGATTTAGATAGACATGCGAGGGATGAAATGGATAGAAGAAGTAGAACTAAAGATGATCTGGATGAAAGAGACAGTAGAAGAAGGCCAGATGAGCGGAGAAGGGATAGGGTCGATGACGTACGTCGCAGAGAAAGAGAAATCAGAGACTACGATCCACGATATTCTAGAGATTATCTCGATCGTGATAGAAGGAGGGATGACAGGCGACCGAGACGATATGATGATTACGATATTAGAGatccttattacgatgatccttACACCAGAGGATCTAGACCATCCAGTAGATCCTCTTACAATGATAGAGATCGAGGATACTATATGCGATCACGAGATCCTTATTATGCTTACAATGGTTACCCTGGATATGATTACAGTGTTCACTACGCCAACAATTTTTATGCATACATAGAAAATTTGCGACGTACGAATCCTGCCGCTTATTCGGAATGGTATCATAAATATTATGCTAACCAGCAGCAACATATGTCCCGGAGTGTTACTAATTATCCAGAAGATAGAGCCAGTGTTCACTCAGGTCGAAGCTCATGCGATGACAG AACAACTGGTGACAAACGAACTATAGGTGATTTGTCCCTGCTTGAAGATTCAACAACTACTTCTGCACGAATGACACCaactaaatataacatttctcaCGCTTATG GATGTTTCTCCGTTGGCTCTCTGATACATGTGCACCCAACTTATCCAACTGATGGTGAAAGAGCTAAAGTGGATATTATCAAATTGGAAAATCTACTATCACACGATACTGTAGCCCGTGATTTACGGGCATATCCTGGGCCTCTAATTAAGCAAGT GGGAGTAACACACAAAAAgactattattgaatattgtgagaataaaattaaaaaagcaGCATCAACTGAAGAAATGGTTGACCGTGCATCGTACATACTCCTATACGAACTGATGATTATGTTGATCCAGCAAAATGGA AATGTTGTGGGTGTTGATATAGCAGCGTTATTGTTAAGAAACAAGGATACATATCCTTATGATATGAACAAGCAAAAATCACAAGATTTGGGCAGGAGAGAATCAGTAATATCGCAAAGATCTGACATCACAGGTGGAGATACTATTCAGGGAACTCAAGATGGTGCAACAGTTCCTGAGAAAGTTGAAACTAAACCACGGAAAAGCATAGAACAAATAACAGACGAATTTAGGAACACGTTACTCTATGGATTAGTACAAGAAGCATTAG AATATGCAATGAACGAAGGACTCTGGGGACACGCATTATTTTTGGCTAGCAAGTTGGACAAGCGTACTCACGCGTCCGTGATGACACGTTTTGCCAATAGTTTGCCATACCATGATCCATTGCAAACGTTGTACCAACTTCATTCTGGTCGTATACCAGCAGTGGTTACTGGTATATCGGATCCACGATGGGATGACTGGAGACCTCACTTAGCAATGATCATATCAAATACTTCTGCTAATCCGGAAATTAATCGACGCTCAATTACAACTTTAGGCGACACACTTTCCGCGCGAGGAGACATTCACGCTGCTCATTTCTGTTACATACTCGCTCAAGTCGACTTTGGTGCTTATGGAGCGAGTAATATAAAACTTGTTCTAATCGGTGCAAATCACCATAAACCGTATAGTACATTCCTTACCACGGAGGCTGTAATGCTCACAGAGATATACGAATACGCTAGAAACCTTAGCGAGCCTGGATTCACATTGGTGGATCTTCAGACCTTCAAATTTGATCTGGCAGTAAAGATGGTAGACTATGGATTAATAGAAAAGGCTTTATTGTACATAGAACAAATTGCAGTAAATATTGTTAACGAACCGTCGAAGTATAAGCAATCATTTGTCTTAGCGGTGTACAATCTGGGAGACAGAATTAAATACCATGACCCAGTTTATAAAGATGCTACGGATGAATCTACAACATTAACTTGGTTTAATAATCTGGCAGAAATCGTTGGAAACTACCAT ACCAGGCAAATTACTGAAACTGATGCTTATAGTTCGCAAATGAAAATGGAGTCGCACAGTGTGCAAAATCAAGAAGCGCATGAAATAAAGCAGCAACATCAACAACAATGGAACACGGCCCAATCTGAGTATAGAGAGGGTCCAACCTCGATGATGGATATTGGTTCAACTGATGCTCAATCAGAATGGCAACCATTATCTTTACCATCTAATATACAGGACACGTATGACCAGAGTATGCAATACACGAGAAACAATGAAGAATCGTGCCAGTACCAACAGATGCAACAGCAGGATTATTGGAATCAAGATTCTTACTATCAAAGTAATTACGGAAGAAATGATTCTACAGTGACGAACTGGCAGCAACAAACAACTACTCAAGCACCCTACTCTACAGAGCAAAGTGACATCAATAATTCTCAGCAGCAGGAGAAATGGAATTATGAG acggaaaaggaagaaaaaacaCCCACCCCTGAAGTAAGTAATCGTACGCTTACTCCGGATAgtaatctcaatcctgagtggtcATTGGATGACATCAATGTTAGTTCATTACGTCGGCGTAAAGTATTAATCGATTCAGATCCGTGTGTCGCGCCTCATTCTTCTGACTCTAATATCAGTACTTCAACAAGCATGTCGTCTAATCCTTATAGATCGACTAATTCAAGTGATAAGTTTATGAAACCGCAAAAACTAGTAACGTATCCAAAGATTACAGCAACTTATCCAAGAATTTTATCGAATAATAAGATCCATCCAAAAGACGTGAAAAAGATAAAGAAATTAGATGGTAGATACGTAAAACCGCCTTCTTCACAGCAACCTGTATTCTTAAAATGTCAAGTCAAAAAGAAATCAGATGACGATAAGAAAATCATTTCAGACGAGATAGAGAACAATAGTATAAGTTCATCGACAACTACTGATTTAGATATCCAATTTAGGGAAGTGGATATTGAATCTTTCACAAAATTTCATTCACATTTCGATAATAAAACATTTGCACTAACCGAGAGTGAGAGTCAGACTTTAAAACAGTATTGTAATTTCGAGGAGAAGAAAGTAATGAGAGTAGCTCCGCATGTTCGAAGGAAAGATGTTATTTGCGACACAGTTGACGCATGGTCTTACTCGAATTCTTCAGAGAATTCTTCTGTATCGTGTCGATATAAACCACTTGTCTTTGGTGGAACCTATCCGATAGATTTACCCGTTAATCTTGGAAGTAATCTCCAGCTAATGGAATTCAAAGACGTTTCTAATGAAAAGTCCATCCTTAAAACATATGATATCGATGAACCCACGACTTGCGAGTAG